The following proteins are encoded in a genomic region of Neomicrococcus aestuarii:
- a CDS encoding MFS transporter — protein sequence MAGVKPVGRYAFLIVAVTLLALVAGAAFRSTTGALFEPLEDEFGWSRTGTSGAVTANLVLYGLTAPFAAAAMEKFGVKRVVITGLAAVAIGAGLTTVMTSLWQLWVLWGVFIGVGTGVMALVFGAVVAQRWFHTHRGLVMGIFSGANACGQLIFLPLIVQLAEGPGWRTAALATAAVAALVIPLFLICFRDRPQDMGRLPYGAPPEIQDDAAASTPAQPSTSGTASAPRPTWKLAIDVLVEASRSRAFWILVFTFFVCGWSTNGLIQTHFIPAAHDHGMPATTAASLLALIGIFDVIGTVLSGWLTDKVNPAVLLMVYYSLRGLSLVFLNMMLAPHIEPPLWVFVVFYGLDWVATVPPTVALCRTYFGAEKAGIVFGWVFASHMIGAGIASVSAGIIRDTTGSYLLAWLSAALLCGVAAVSLWGIRKQPVRENEAAMKG from the coding sequence CGAGTTCGGCTGGTCCAGAACCGGCACCTCCGGCGCCGTGACGGCGAACCTGGTCCTCTACGGACTCACGGCTCCCTTCGCCGCTGCAGCCATGGAAAAGTTTGGCGTCAAGCGCGTGGTGATCACGGGCCTTGCCGCTGTCGCGATCGGAGCCGGCCTCACCACGGTGATGACCAGCCTGTGGCAACTGTGGGTGTTGTGGGGCGTTTTCATCGGGGTGGGTACCGGCGTCATGGCGCTTGTTTTCGGCGCGGTGGTGGCCCAGCGCTGGTTCCACACACATCGCGGCTTGGTCATGGGCATCTTCTCTGGCGCCAACGCGTGTGGACAACTGATCTTCTTGCCCCTGATTGTTCAGCTTGCCGAAGGTCCGGGATGGCGCACGGCAGCGCTCGCTACGGCAGCCGTCGCGGCCCTCGTGATCCCGCTTTTCTTGATATGTTTCCGTGATCGACCCCAGGACATGGGCCGTTTGCCGTATGGCGCACCCCCAGAAATTCAGGACGACGCCGCAGCTTCCACCCCAGCGCAGCCTTCCACTTCTGGCACGGCCTCGGCGCCGCGACCCACGTGGAAACTCGCGATCGACGTGCTGGTGGAGGCGTCGAGATCGCGCGCGTTCTGGATCCTGGTCTTTACGTTCTTTGTGTGTGGTTGGTCCACGAACGGACTCATTCAGACGCACTTCATCCCGGCCGCGCACGATCACGGCATGCCAGCGACCACGGCCGCGAGCTTGCTCGCGCTGATCGGTATCTTCGACGTCATCGGAACCGTGCTCTCCGGCTGGCTCACGGACAAGGTCAACCCGGCCGTCCTGTTGATGGTCTATTACTCGTTGCGAGGGCTCTCGCTGGTCTTCCTCAACATGATGCTGGCTCCGCACATCGAACCACCTCTGTGGGTGTTTGTGGTGTTCTACGGTTTGGACTGGGTGGCCACTGTCCCGCCTACCGTGGCGCTGTGCCGCACGTACTTTGGTGCAGAAAAGGCTGGAATTGTCTTTGGTTGGGTGTTCGCTAGTCATATGATCGGAGCAGGCATTGCCTCGGTTAGCGCTGGCATTATCCGGGATACCACCGGCTCCTACCTCTTAGCGTGGCTGAGCGCGGCGCTCTTGTGTGGGGTGGCAGCGGTTTCCTTGTGGGGGATCCGGAAGCAGCCCGTGCGGGAAAACGAAGCTGCAATGAAGGGATAA
- a CDS encoding GNAT family N-acetyltransferase: MVNPANAHMVRLPISKADLGEWTRLVNAIADFDQTGEKYTPTLLEEELEAPGVDQDLDTLAIFDGDRMVAYGQLQVTDGLRDGYAKAIFGGGVDPVYRRRGLGAEVIAWLFKRGSAKAAEKHPGIPTLASMWIHHPGSVDEILALNNGFVRARYFADMSLNFDVWEPPAGFEIGAPPRPDARAVEFLPKQHGEATRHAHNEAFADHWGSTSRTKENWESVVLGSVAFRPQLSRIAIKPELSTELSTELSTDNPDAVLPDDAVDAYVLATEYQDKELYISTVGTRRRARGKGLATELLVESLKQAQREGFVKAELGVDSASPTGANAIYARIGFRVVRTSVVMERLLT; encoded by the coding sequence GTGGTGAACCCCGCCAATGCTCATATGGTGCGACTTCCCATCTCCAAGGCCGATCTTGGCGAGTGGACGCGATTGGTCAACGCCATCGCGGACTTTGACCAGACTGGGGAAAAGTACACGCCCACCTTGCTCGAAGAGGAGCTGGAGGCCCCGGGCGTTGATCAGGACCTAGATACTCTGGCAATCTTTGACGGTGATCGCATGGTGGCGTACGGGCAATTGCAGGTCACGGACGGCCTGCGGGATGGCTACGCGAAGGCGATTTTCGGTGGGGGCGTGGATCCGGTGTATCGCCGGCGAGGACTGGGCGCGGAAGTGATCGCCTGGCTGTTCAAACGCGGCAGCGCCAAAGCCGCCGAGAAGCACCCCGGGATCCCCACGCTGGCCAGCATGTGGATCCACCACCCGGGCAGTGTGGATGAAATCCTGGCCCTCAACAACGGTTTTGTGCGGGCTCGCTATTTCGCGGACATGAGCTTGAACTTCGACGTGTGGGAGCCGCCCGCAGGCTTTGAAATCGGCGCCCCGCCACGGCCGGATGCTCGCGCGGTGGAGTTCCTCCCAAAACAGCACGGTGAAGCGACCCGGCACGCCCACAATGAGGCGTTCGCCGACCACTGGGGTTCAACCTCGCGCACCAAGGAAAATTGGGAATCGGTAGTGTTGGGATCCGTGGCGTTCCGGCCGCAGCTCTCCCGCATCGCCATCAAACCCGAACTTTCAACGGAGCTTTCAACCGAGCTTTCAACGGACAATCCGGACGCTGTGCTTCCCGATGACGCTGTGGACGCGTACGTTCTGGCGACCGAGTATCAGGACAAAGAGCTCTACATTTCCACGGTTGGCACGCGGCGCCGCGCTCGAGGGAAAGGCCTAGCCACCGAGCTCTTGGTGGAATCGCTCAAGCAAGCTCAGCGCGAAGGTTTCGTGAAAGCCGAGCTCGGCGTAGATTCGGCCAGCCCCACAGGCGCGAACGCCATTTACGCGCGCATCGGGTTCCGCGTCGTGCGGACCTCGGTCGTGATGGAACGGCTGCTGACATGA